A part of Thermococcus sp. JdF3 genomic DNA contains:
- a CDS encoding ATP synthase subunit B has translation MPGMEYSTVSKIYGPLMIVEGVKGVAYGEVVEIETEGGEKRKGQVLEARENLAIVQVFEGTRDLDVKTTRVRFTGETLKVPVSMDMLGRVFNGIGKPIDGGPEIIPEDRRDVHGAPLNPVARAYPRDFIQTGVSAIDGMNTLIRGQKLPIFSGSGLPHNMLAAQIARQAKVLGEEEQFAVVFAAMGITYEEANFFKKSFEETGAIERAVLFLNLADDPAIERIITPRMALTVAEYLAFDYDMQVLVILTDMTNYAEALREISAAREEVPGRRGYPGYMYTDLATIYERAGRVRGRKGSITQVPILTMPDDDITHPIPDLTGYITEGQIVLSRDLHRKGIYPPIDVLPSLSRLMKDGIGKGMTRDDHPQLSQQLYAAYAEGRSLRDLVAVVGEEALSETDRKYLKFAERFEKEFVAQRYDEDRSIEETLDLGWELLAELPEGELKRVRKEYILKYHPKYRKREG, from the coding sequence ATGCCGGGAATGGAGTACTCAACCGTTAGCAAGATTTACGGACCGCTCATGATCGTCGAGGGTGTCAAGGGCGTCGCCTACGGTGAGGTCGTTGAGATAGAGACCGAGGGCGGAGAGAAGAGGAAGGGACAGGTCCTCGAGGCAAGGGAGAACCTTGCCATCGTCCAGGTCTTCGAGGGAACGAGAGACCTCGACGTCAAAACGACCCGCGTCCGCTTCACCGGAGAGACCCTCAAGGTTCCGGTCAGCATGGACATGCTCGGAAGGGTCTTCAACGGTATCGGAAAGCCGATCGACGGCGGACCGGAGATCATCCCGGAGGACAGGCGCGACGTCCACGGTGCTCCCCTCAACCCGGTTGCTCGTGCCTATCCGAGGGACTTCATCCAGACCGGTGTCTCGGCCATAGATGGAATGAACACCCTCATCCGCGGCCAGAAGCTGCCCATCTTCAGCGGTTCCGGTCTTCCGCACAACATGCTCGCGGCTCAGATAGCGAGGCAGGCAAAGGTCCTCGGTGAGGAGGAGCAGTTCGCCGTCGTCTTCGCGGCCATGGGTATCACCTACGAGGAAGCCAACTTCTTCAAGAAGAGCTTCGAGGAGACCGGTGCGATAGAGAGGGCAGTCCTGTTCCTCAACCTCGCGGACGACCCGGCCATCGAGCGTATCATCACCCCGCGTATGGCGCTGACGGTTGCCGAGTACCTCGCCTTCGACTACGACATGCAGGTGCTCGTCATCCTCACGGACATGACCAACTACGCCGAGGCCCTGCGTGAGATTTCCGCCGCCCGTGAAGAGGTTCCGGGCAGGCGCGGTTATCCGGGTTACATGTACACCGACCTGGCCACCATCTACGAGCGTGCCGGTCGTGTCAGGGGCAGGAAGGGTTCCATCACCCAGGTGCCCATCCTGACGATGCCGGACGACGACATAACCCACCCGATTCCCGACCTGACCGGATACATCACCGAGGGTCAGATAGTCCTCAGCAGGGACCTCCACAGGAAGGGTATCTACCCGCCCATTGATGTCCTTCCGTCGCTCAGCCGTCTGATGAAGGACGGTATCGGTAAGGGCATGACCAGGGACGACCACCCGCAGCTCAGCCAGCAGCTCTACGCCGCCTACGCGGAGGGCAGGTCGCTCAGGGACCTCGTCGCCGTCGTTGGTGAAGAGGCCCTCAGCGAGACCGACAGGAAGTACCTCAAGTTCGCCGAGCGCTTCGAGAAGGAGTTCGTCGCCCAGCGCTACGACGAGGACAGGAGCATCGAGGAGACCCTCGACCTCGGCTGGGAGCTCCTCGCCGAGCTTCCGGAGGGAGAGCTCAAGCGTGTCAGGAAGGAGTACATCCTCAAGTACCACCCCAAGTACAGAAAGAGGGAGGGCTGA
- a CDS encoding methyl-accepting chemotaxis protein codes for MNVRSIEKASSALAQSVRIKTSSRESSKIINELAEEISGQFIDNNMVIIENIEKLSQVMKELERFQEEFLPFFQRFEVFAREFNTLVENLEYVSRISDSIAGVAKQTNLVALNASIEAARAGEAGRGFAVVADEIRKMAVQTMNLAKEIKDFNTRVMGQLETLRDALAVMDRIREGTEILGRDIETIVEISSVLDEISREQEEIVNDIRRLKGIALALRKFADMQDRYNKELASLLRMMVSEYAKEQGELGES; via the coding sequence ATGAACGTCAGAAGCATCGAGAAGGCATCGAGCGCGCTGGCCCAGTCCGTCCGTATAAAGACGTCCAGCCGGGAGTCCAGCAAAATCATAAACGAGCTGGCGGAGGAAATAAGCGGTCAGTTTATAGACAACAACATGGTGATAATTGAGAACATCGAGAAGCTATCCCAGGTGATGAAGGAGCTTGAAAGGTTTCAGGAGGAGTTTCTGCCTTTCTTCCAGCGCTTTGAGGTCTTTGCCAGAGAGTTCAATACCCTGGTTGAGAACCTTGAGTACGTTTCGAGGATAAGTGACTCGATAGCGGGTGTCGCCAAGCAAACGAACCTCGTTGCCCTCAATGCATCGATAGAAGCTGCCCGTGCTGGTGAAGCGGGTAGGGGCTTCGCCGTCGTCGCCGACGAGATTAGGAAGATGGCGGTTCAAACGATGAACCTCGCCAAGGAGATCAAAGACTTCAACACCCGCGTTATGGGCCAGCTCGAAACCCTCAGGGATGCCCTGGCAGTCATGGATAGGATCCGGGAGGGAACCGAAATACTCGGCAGGGACATCGAGACTATAGTGGAGATAAGCTCCGTTCTCGATGAGATTTCCAGGGAGCAGGAGGAAATAGTCAACGATATCAGACGGCTCAAAGGGATAGCCCTGGCCTTGAGGAAGTTCGCCGATATGCAGGACAGGTACAACAAAGAACTCGCTTCCCTCCTTCGGATGATGGTTAGTGAGTATGCAAAGGAGCAGGGGGAATTGGGTGAATCGTGA
- a CDS encoding MBL fold metallo-hydrolase — translation MGEYFIEPGLDPRKDHVLYRDDEHLVVYLGTQEGGEDVDVNSYLIVSRGKGILIDPGGYKIFSKVLANASKYIDPRDIEYVYICHQDPDVAGSLPLWREVSNARIITHWLWTRFLPHFGFEDARAVTHELPDEGESIAFGATTLEFIPAHFLHSPGHFTIYDRRSKFLFSGDIGIAILDDPYIVVESMERHIQAMKPVHERLMPTSRAIKAWLDRVSYLDVEAILPQHGAIIPKKFIPRFYDFLRNLKCGVDLYR, via the coding sequence ATGGGAGAGTACTTTATAGAACCCGGGCTTGATCCAAGGAAGGACCACGTTCTCTACCGTGATGATGAGCACCTCGTCGTCTATCTTGGAACCCAGGAGGGAGGAGAAGACGTTGATGTCAACAGCTATCTCATAGTAAGCAGAGGGAAGGGGATCCTCATAGACCCCGGAGGGTACAAGATTTTTTCGAAGGTTCTTGCCAACGCTTCCAAGTACATAGACCCGAGGGACATCGAGTACGTTTACATCTGTCACCAGGACCCCGATGTTGCGGGAAGCCTTCCCCTCTGGAGGGAGGTCAGCAACGCGCGGATAATAACCCACTGGCTCTGGACGAGGTTCCTGCCTCACTTTGGCTTTGAGGATGCTAGGGCCGTTACACACGAACTGCCCGACGAGGGAGAGTCGATTGCCTTTGGTGCAACGACCCTCGAGTTCATCCCCGCTCACTTCCTCCACAGTCCGGGCCACTTTACCATATACGACAGGAGGAGCAAGTTCCTCTTTAGCGGGGACATAGGCATAGCAATTCTCGATGATCCATACATCGTTGTTGAGAGCATGGAGCGGCATATACAGGCGATGAAACCAGTCCACGAGAGGCTGATGCCGACGAGCAGGGCCATAAAAGCCTGGCTCGATCGCGTCAGCTACCTTGACGTCGAGGCAATACTGCCACAGCATGGGGCGATTATACCGAAGAAGTTCATACCACGCTTTTACGACTTCCTGAGAAACCTCAAATGCGGTGTTGACCTCTACCGCTGA
- a CDS encoding alanine--tRNA ligase-related protein, with the protein MTEKLYYLDPYVRETTAKIVEVKNLGNGLVEVLLDRTIFYPEGGGQPSDRGLIEGDGFVIEIARVKERKEIWHEGTLIGRLPGEGEEVRLRLDWEWRYENMKNHTGQHILSAVLKRLYNLDTTGFQIFENYNKIEVNGELDWGMVTAAEIEANGIISEGIPVTVDEFKYLPDDIAETLRKHVSKVTDRVRIVTIGDIDRTPCGGTHVENTSEIGLIKVLRFYKKSRDLWRIEFVCGNRALKHLNRLLEDYWRALDEMPNKNRPLVERVGELKTEIERLEREKEGLRRELWRWKARALLEEAREIGGVRVVSYVEDAPMKDAQAFVVYLVDKNPNTVALVAGENYVIFAKNENVGAVSMKELLGEVLSEAGGGGGGSEVLARGGGFAASPGEVLELALEKLRGKLSP; encoded by the coding sequence ATGACAGAAAAGCTTTACTATTTGGATCCATATGTTAGGGAGACCACCGCGAAGATCGTTGAGGTTAAGAATTTGGGCAACGGTCTCGTGGAGGTTCTTCTGGACAGAACGATTTTCTACCCTGAAGGCGGGGGCCAGCCCTCCGATCGGGGACTCATAGAGGGAGACGGCTTTGTTATAGAGATTGCAAGGGTTAAAGAGCGGAAAGAAATCTGGCATGAGGGAACCCTCATCGGAAGGCTTCCGGGGGAAGGCGAGGAGGTACGGCTCAGATTGGACTGGGAGTGGAGATACGAGAACATGAAAAACCACACCGGCCAGCACATCTTATCGGCTGTTCTCAAGAGGCTTTACAACCTCGACACGACCGGATTTCAGATCTTCGAGAACTACAACAAGATTGAGGTGAACGGTGAACTCGACTGGGGGATGGTAACTGCTGCTGAAATAGAGGCAAACGGGATAATCTCGGAGGGAATTCCTGTCACGGTTGATGAGTTCAAGTACCTGCCGGATGATATAGCGGAGACCCTGAGGAAGCACGTGAGCAAGGTGACGGACAGGGTTCGGATAGTCACTATTGGGGACATTGACAGAACCCCCTGCGGAGGAACGCACGTGGAAAACACCTCCGAGATTGGCCTCATAAAGGTGCTTCGTTTCTATAAGAAGTCCCGGGACCTCTGGCGCATCGAGTTCGTCTGCGGGAACAGGGCTCTAAAACACCTGAACAGGCTTCTTGAAGATTACTGGAGGGCCCTGGACGAGATGCCCAACAAGAACCGCCCGCTGGTCGAGCGCGTGGGGGAGCTGAAGACTGAGATAGAACGGCTTGAAAGGGAGAAGGAGGGCCTTAGGAGGGAACTCTGGAGGTGGAAGGCCAGGGCGCTCCTGGAAGAGGCCAGGGAAATCGGTGGGGTGAGGGTGGTCTCGTACGTTGAGGACGCCCCCATGAAGGACGCCCAGGCCTTCGTGGTGTACCTCGTGGACAAGAATCCGAACACGGTGGCCCTGGTGGCCGGGGAGAACTACGTGATATTTGCCAAGAACGAGAACGTTGGGGCGGTCTCAATGAAGGAACTGCTCGGGGAGGTTCTGTCAGAGGCCGGTGGCGGCGGAGGTGGCAGTGAAGTGCTCGCGAGGGGGGGCGGCTTTGCAGCATCGCCGGGGGAGGTTCTGGAGCTGGCCCTTGAAAAATTGAGGGGGAAGCTTTCCCCCTGA
- a CDS encoding ABC transporter permease, protein MAKAGAVARIITRNLLILFLALLVVGTIIAGGELRIERNDLGKVYKFYPKNDSSLLDTIGGYFSATWKFLRDPPEVRGESLETFVVKSFALLVLTEVFLLAVGLFLGLRAGYYRGWIDKVVSVLAPTLSAMPSWFIGVVFLFLFYWKLSLFPINFEGTINWAEVHGTLSTSTYLRALALPVLTLVFSSLWEYAFNVRNMIVNERNGDHVLYDVARGLPEGRIMRKLLRTALPAFLTFTTYNFLEILTGMMLIEVIFNIHGLGYLMAISFGLTRIGDGFGFAYAPEILFFATAVMMLFYFINAVVMEGLYLYLDPRSGGERQ, encoded by the coding sequence ATGGCTAAAGCCGGAGCCGTTGCCAGGATAATCACGAGGAATCTTTTAATCCTGTTCCTCGCCCTTCTCGTGGTCGGAACCATCATAGCGGGTGGAGAACTGCGGATTGAAAGGAACGACCTCGGAAAGGTCTACAAGTTCTACCCGAAAAACGACAGTAGCCTGCTGGACACTATAGGCGGCTACTTCTCCGCCACATGGAAGTTCCTGAGGGACCCGCCGGAGGTGAGGGGGGAGAGCCTGGAGACCTTCGTCGTCAAGAGCTTCGCCCTCCTCGTGCTGACCGAGGTCTTCCTCCTCGCGGTAGGGCTTTTCCTGGGGCTGAGGGCAGGCTACTACCGGGGGTGGATCGATAAGGTGGTCTCCGTCCTGGCCCCAACCCTCTCGGCCATGCCCTCCTGGTTCATAGGCGTGGTGTTCCTGTTCCTCTTCTACTGGAAGCTCTCCCTGTTCCCCATCAACTTCGAGGGCACCATCAACTGGGCGGAGGTGCACGGAACCCTATCCACGAGCACCTACCTCAGGGCCCTGGCCCTTCCGGTGCTCACGCTGGTGTTCTCGAGCCTGTGGGAGTACGCGTTCAACGTCAGGAACATGATAGTGAACGAGCGCAACGGCGACCACGTGCTCTACGACGTCGCGAGGGGACTGCCAGAGGGGAGGATAATGCGCAAACTCCTCAGAACCGCTTTACCGGCGTTCCTGACATTCACGACGTACAACTTCCTGGAGATACTGACAGGAATGATGCTCATCGAGGTTATATTCAACATACACGGCCTCGGCTATCTGATGGCGATTTCATTCGGGCTGACCCGCATTGGGGACGGGTTCGGTTTTGCCTATGCACCCGAGATCCTGTTCTTCGCGACGGCGGTTATGATGCTGTTCTACTTCATCAACGCCGTGGTGATGGAGGGCCTGTACCTCTACCTGGACCCGCGCTCGGGAGGGGAGAGGCAATGA
- a CDS encoding ABC transporter permease has protein sequence MRTSKLRLGVAIIVIYTIAAFIAPYFVNEEKIENWYNGLYWKDNPKLVPPSWVNLFGKSLPPTEELAPVKSQPGLQTFEYDFRYSKPPQDIIVKFNRTEGRPVTVTVTTPSGESYQFYRGTSDEVSLAYQWQVLMEIAEDRGVEFRMEDTAFRMGLKPLFFVNRSGEVVPEHGVYTITVEGAINSTVKIVGATYGILGTDTYGRDVGAAFLWGARQTVILVYLTAVVAVALGTLAGLAASLRGKAGTAVDSISKLSTIIPVIPFMIALIPLTGSVSYNARITIPMWAFVPALAFLLFGKIARNVGAIVRTELNKEYVAAAESLGADRKWILRRHILRIVGPYSIYQLSLFAPKVIALISILGFFRVAPGFNWGTMLGMVLSQNAIYSMAWWMIVPIGLALVVFALAFVLINRELEERFLSRG, from the coding sequence ATGAGAACCAGCAAGCTCAGGCTGGGAGTGGCCATCATCGTGATATACACCATCGCAGCGTTCATCGCCCCCTACTTCGTGAACGAGGAGAAGATAGAGAACTGGTACAACGGCCTCTACTGGAAGGACAACCCCAAGCTCGTTCCGCCCTCGTGGGTGAACCTCTTCGGAAAGAGCCTGCCTCCAACGGAGGAACTGGCCCCTGTAAAGAGTCAGCCTGGCCTTCAGACCTTCGAGTACGACTTCAGGTACTCAAAGCCACCCCAGGATATAATAGTGAAGTTCAACAGAACCGAGGGAAGGCCCGTGACGGTAACGGTGACGACGCCCTCAGGGGAGAGCTACCAGTTCTACAGGGGAACCTCCGATGAAGTCTCCCTCGCCTATCAGTGGCAGGTGCTGATGGAGATAGCTGAAGACAGGGGAGTGGAGTTCAGAATGGAGGACACGGCCTTTAGAATGGGCCTGAAGCCGCTGTTCTTCGTGAACCGGAGCGGAGAGGTCGTTCCGGAGCACGGGGTTTACACGATAACCGTTGAGGGAGCAATCAACTCAACGGTCAAAATAGTGGGAGCCACCTACGGTATCCTGGGAACCGACACCTACGGCAGGGACGTCGGTGCGGCATTCCTGTGGGGGGCGAGGCAGACGGTAATCCTCGTCTACCTCACGGCGGTGGTGGCTGTGGCCCTTGGAACGCTCGCCGGCCTCGCCGCCTCACTTAGGGGAAAAGCCGGAACGGCCGTGGATTCCATATCGAAGCTCTCCACAATAATCCCAGTCATACCCTTCATGATAGCCCTCATACCCCTGACCGGGAGCGTGTCCTACAACGCCAGGATAACGATACCCATGTGGGCCTTCGTGCCGGCGCTGGCGTTTCTGCTCTTCGGGAAGATAGCCAGGAACGTGGGGGCTATAGTCAGGACAGAGCTCAACAAGGAGTACGTGGCCGCGGCCGAAAGTCTGGGCGCCGACAGGAAGTGGATACTCCGGAGGCACATACTGAGGATAGTCGGGCCATACTCAATCTACCAGCTCTCGCTCTTCGCACCCAAGGTCATCGCGCTGATATCGATACTGGGCTTCTTCAGGGTCGCACCCGGATTCAACTGGGGAACGATGCTGGGAATGGTGCTCAGCCAGAACGCGATATACAGCATGGCCTGGTGGATGATAGTGCCAATCGGCCTCGCCCTCGTGGTATTCGCCCTCGCCTTCGTCCTGATAAACCGTGAGCTGGAGGAGAGGTTCCTGTCGAGGGGGTAG
- a CDS encoding V-type ATP synthase subunit F, with product MKIAVLGDRDTALGFRLAGAHEVYSFEDTPLEIERLRNKLRELIERGDVGIILITERFAQKVEIPEVTLPIILQVPDKSGSKLGEEAIKEIVRRAIGVELKR from the coding sequence ATGAAGATAGCCGTGCTCGGGGACAGGGACACGGCGCTGGGGTTCAGACTCGCCGGCGCCCATGAGGTTTATTCCTTTGAGGACACGCCTCTGGAGATTGAGAGGCTCAGGAACAAGCTCAGGGAGCTTATCGAGAGGGGCGACGTGGGAATAATACTCATAACGGAGAGGTTCGCCCAGAAGGTTGAGATACCCGAGGTTACGCTTCCGATCATCCTTCAGGTGCCGGACAAGTCCGGCTCTAAGCTGGGAGAAGAGGCAATTAAGGAGATAGTTAGGAGGGCAATTGGTGTTGAGCTGAAGAGGTGA
- a CDS encoding V-type ATP synthase subunit D, whose product MAELLNVKPTRMELLNLKRRIKLAKKGHKLLKDKQDALIMEFFTIYDEALRLREELGRKMDEAFRALQAAEIDMGMLRLKEISLSVEPNREVEIKRRNVMGVPVPLIEADSFRRNTNERGYAFVSSSAKVDLAAEKFEEVLDLAVRLAEVEETLKRLAREIEVTKRRVNALEYIIIPRMEATVKFIKQRLDEMERENFFRLKRVKALIEARTRAEGF is encoded by the coding sequence ATGGCAGAGCTGCTCAACGTCAAGCCCACCCGTATGGAGCTCCTGAACCTCAAGAGGCGCATCAAGCTGGCCAAGAAGGGTCACAAGCTCCTCAAGGACAAGCAGGATGCGCTCATCATGGAGTTCTTCACGATATACGATGAGGCGCTCCGGCTCAGGGAGGAGCTTGGGAGGAAAATGGACGAGGCCTTCAGAGCCCTTCAGGCGGCGGAGATAGACATGGGAATGCTCCGTCTCAAGGAGATAAGCCTCAGCGTCGAGCCCAACAGGGAGGTCGAGATAAAGCGGAGGAACGTCATGGGCGTCCCGGTTCCCCTCATAGAGGCGGACTCCTTCAGAAGGAACACGAACGAGCGCGGCTACGCCTTTGTCTCCAGCTCCGCCAAGGTCGACCTCGCCGCCGAGAAGTTCGAGGAGGTTCTCGACCTGGCCGTCCGCCTCGCCGAGGTTGAGGAGACACTCAAGAGGCTCGCGAGGGAGATAGAGGTCACAAAGAGGCGCGTTAATGCCCTCGAATACATCATAATCCCCCGCATGGAGGCCACGGTGAAGTTCATCAAGCAGCGTCTCGACGAGATGGAGCGCGAGAACTTCTTCAGGCTCAAGAGGGTTAAGGCCCTCATCGAGGCCAGGACCCGGGCAGAGGGCTTCTGA
- a CDS encoding ATP synthase subunit A, whose translation MGRIIRVTGPLVVADDMKGSKMYEVVRVGEMGLIGEIIRLEGDRAVIQVYEETAGIKPGEPVEGTGASLSVELGPGLLTAMYDGIQRPLEALRDLSGDFIARGLTAPALPRDKKWHFTPRVKVGDRVVGGDVLGVVPETSIIEHKILVPPWVEGEIVEIAGEGDYTVEEVIAKVKKPDGTIEELKMYHRWPVRVKRPYKNKLPPEVPLITGQRTIDTFFSQAKGGTAAIPGPFGSGKTVTQHQLAKWSDAQIVVYIGCGERGNEMTDVLEEFPKLKDPKTGKPLMERTVLIANTSNMPVAAREASIYTGITIAEYFRDQGYDVALMADSTSRWAEALREISGRLEEMPGEEGYPAYLASKIAEFYERAGRVVTLGSEERIGSVSVIGAVSPPGGDFSEPVVQNTLRVVKVFWALDADLARRRHFPAINWLRSYSLYVDAIKDWWHQNVDPEWKAMRDRAMELLQKEAELQEIVRIVGPDALPDREKAVLIVTRMIREDFLQQDAFDEVDTYCPPRKQVTMLRVILNFYDKTMEAVDRGVPVDEIAKLPVREKIGRMKYEPELENVRALMDETNAQFEELFKRYGA comes from the coding sequence ATGGGAAGGATAATTCGTGTTACGGGTCCCCTGGTCGTCGCCGACGATATGAAGGGCTCCAAGATGTACGAGGTCGTTCGCGTCGGCGAAATGGGTCTCATCGGAGAAATCATCCGCCTTGAGGGTGACAGGGCCGTTATCCAGGTCTACGAGGAGACTGCAGGTATAAAGCCCGGCGAGCCGGTTGAGGGAACCGGTGCCTCGCTGAGCGTTGAGCTCGGCCCGGGACTTCTTACTGCAATGTACGATGGTATTCAGAGGCCTCTTGAGGCCCTCCGGGACCTCAGCGGAGACTTCATAGCCAGAGGTCTCACCGCCCCGGCCCTTCCGAGGGACAAGAAGTGGCACTTCACGCCCAGGGTCAAGGTCGGCGACAGGGTCGTTGGCGGCGACGTGCTCGGCGTCGTTCCCGAGACGAGCATCATCGAGCACAAGATCCTCGTTCCCCCGTGGGTGGAGGGTGAGATAGTCGAGATAGCAGGGGAGGGTGACTACACCGTCGAGGAGGTCATTGCGAAGGTCAAGAAGCCCGATGGAACCATCGAGGAGCTCAAGATGTACCACCGCTGGCCGGTTCGTGTTAAGAGGCCCTACAAGAACAAGCTCCCGCCGGAGGTTCCGCTCATCACCGGACAGAGGACCATAGACACCTTCTTCAGCCAGGCCAAGGGTGGAACCGCCGCCATTCCCGGTCCGTTCGGAAGCGGAAAGACCGTTACCCAGCACCAGCTCGCCAAGTGGAGTGACGCCCAGATCGTCGTTTACATAGGTTGCGGCGAGCGCGGAAACGAGATGACCGACGTCCTTGAGGAGTTCCCGAAGCTCAAGGACCCGAAGACCGGAAAGCCGCTCATGGAGAGGACCGTTCTCATAGCCAACACCTCGAACATGCCGGTCGCGGCGCGTGAGGCTTCCATCTACACCGGAATCACCATAGCCGAGTACTTCCGCGACCAGGGCTACGACGTGGCCCTGATGGCAGACTCCACCTCGAGATGGGCCGAGGCTCTCCGTGAGATTTCGGGTCGTCTCGAGGAGATGCCGGGTGAGGAGGGTTACCCGGCCTACCTCGCGAGCAAGATTGCAGAGTTCTACGAGCGTGCCGGCCGTGTCGTGACCCTCGGAAGCGAGGAGAGGATTGGAAGCGTTTCGGTCATAGGTGCAGTTTCGCCGCCCGGTGGAGACTTCAGCGAGCCGGTCGTTCAGAACACCCTCCGTGTCGTCAAGGTCTTCTGGGCGCTCGACGCAGACCTTGCTCGTAGGAGGCACTTCCCGGCCATCAACTGGCTCAGGAGCTACTCGCTCTACGTCGACGCTATCAAGGACTGGTGGCACCAGAACGTTGATCCGGAATGGAAGGCCATGCGCGACAGGGCCATGGAACTCCTCCAGAAGGAGGCCGAGCTCCAGGAGATCGTCAGGATCGTCGGTCCGGACGCCCTCCCGGACAGGGAGAAGGCGGTGCTCATCGTCACCAGGATGATACGTGAGGACTTCCTCCAGCAGGACGCCTTCGACGAGGTTGACACCTACTGCCCGCCGAGGAAGCAGGTCACCATGCTCAGGGTTATCCTCAACTTCTACGACAAGACCATGGAGGCCGTGGACAGGGGCGTTCCTGTTGACGAGATAGCCAAGCTCCCCGTCAGGGAAAAGATAGGTCGTATGAAGTACGAGCCCGAGCTTGAGAACGTCAGGGCTCTCATGGATGAGACGAACGCTCAGTTTGAGGAGCTCTTCAAGAGGTACGGGGCGTGA